A single genomic interval of Chloracidobacterium validum harbors:
- the ruvA gene encoding Holliday junction branch migration protein RuvA translates to MVHVCCNGTAYLGKGTAAVISQLAGTLLEKMSASVVIGVGGVGFDVGVSLYTYDRLPEVGQSVVLHTYLLVREDALSLYGFHDRTEREFFVRLLSVSGIGARMALAVLSGFAPPDLAQAILSGDGRRLSGVPGIGKKTAERIIIELRDKLPAVTLPQPTAPSAVDGDEPLKRDVVSALINFGWSPPVVEKAVAQTLAEETSRELSYLIKQTMKRLYR, encoded by the coding sequence ATGGTACATGTGTGCTGCAACGGAACTGCCTACCTTGGGAAAGGGACGGCCGCGGTGATTAGTCAGCTTGCTGGAACGCTTTTAGAAAAAATGTCGGCGTCAGTCGTGATTGGCGTGGGTGGTGTGGGCTTCGACGTTGGGGTGTCGCTTTACACGTACGACCGCCTGCCGGAAGTCGGGCAAAGCGTAGTCTTGCACACGTACTTGCTCGTCCGCGAAGACGCATTATCGCTTTATGGTTTTCATGACCGTACGGAGCGGGAGTTCTTTGTGCGATTGCTTTCGGTTTCCGGGATCGGCGCGCGGATGGCGCTGGCCGTGCTTTCCGGCTTTGCGCCACCTGACTTGGCGCAGGCGATTTTGTCTGGTGATGGGCGGCGGCTTTCCGGCGTCCCGGGTATCGGAAAAAAGACGGCCGAGCGTATCATTATTGAACTGCGCGACAAGCTCCCTGCCGTGACGCTCCCCCAGCCGACGGCTCCGTCCGCCGTGGATGGCGACGAGCCGCTGAAGCGCGATGTCGTTTCGGCGCTCATCAACTTTGGCTGGTCTCCACCAGTGGTGGAAAAAGCAGTTGCCCAAACCCTGGCTGAGGAAACAAGCCGGGAACTGAGCTACCTCATCAAGCAAACCATGAAGCGGCTCTATCGCTAA
- a CDS encoding phytoene desaturase family protein — protein sequence MSEVATCYDVAVVGGGHNGLICAAYLAKAGRSVVVLERRPVVGGAVCTEEIIPGYKFDIGSSAHIMIHGTPVIAELELAKYGLEYIEMDPWAFYPVLGTPHTISFHRDIEATCASIARVSPADAEQYRKFVAHWGELNEAIFEVFLDAPDPQKILWTALKRSVTSFRSRRAWGSLETARQLMAPYGQVIRETFQNEHLRAAMLWLAAQSGPAPNEVASGDMFGWNAMIHQTGAKRAKGGSGALTQALAKCFVAHGGELQVEAEVSAIARLANGTFSIKLTNGEVVQARRVVSACHVQTTFLKLLEDCPGDLKQRVANIRVGNGFGMIVRHAVEELPQYEGVTADAHGIAPCHSALQLLCPSAEYLASSFRDFSLGRPPAHPSVVAMTFSAIDPTLAPPGKHTLFTWAQYHPYELSNGENWDAIAEREADKIYDVVCRYAPNMRGKIIGRYIQTPVEIERKLGLLRGNVMHVEMSLDQMFFFRPLPELASYKTPIPGLYLTGASTHPGGGVFGASGYNTARVVLADRSA from the coding sequence ATGTCAGAGGTAGCGACTTGTTATGATGTCGCCGTGGTAGGCGGCGGACACAACGGACTCATCTGCGCCGCCTACCTAGCAAAAGCCGGACGTTCGGTTGTGGTGCTGGAACGTCGTCCGGTGGTTGGCGGGGCGGTCTGCACGGAAGAAATCATTCCGGGTTACAAGTTCGATATCGGCTCATCGGCGCACATCATGATTCACGGGACGCCGGTGATTGCCGAACTCGAGCTGGCCAAGTACGGGCTAGAATATATCGAGATGGACCCCTGGGCGTTTTACCCGGTTTTGGGAACCCCACACACGATCTCATTTCACCGGGATATCGAAGCCACCTGTGCCAGCATTGCCCGCGTTTCGCCCGCCGACGCCGAGCAGTACCGCAAGTTCGTCGCTCACTGGGGCGAACTCAACGAAGCGATTTTCGAGGTCTTTCTCGATGCTCCCGATCCACAAAAAATTCTCTGGACGGCGCTCAAGCGCAGCGTGACCAGTTTTCGGTCGCGGCGGGCCTGGGGTTCGCTCGAAACCGCGCGCCAGCTCATGGCCCCCTATGGGCAGGTCATTCGTGAAACTTTCCAAAACGAGCACCTGCGGGCGGCTATGCTCTGGCTGGCGGCGCAGTCGGGCCCAGCGCCGAATGAAGTCGCCAGCGGAGATATGTTTGGCTGGAATGCCATGATTCATCAGACCGGCGCGAAGCGCGCCAAGGGTGGTTCGGGCGCGCTGACCCAGGCCCTGGCCAAATGCTTCGTGGCGCATGGCGGGGAACTCCAGGTCGAGGCCGAAGTCTCCGCCATTGCCCGCCTCGCCAACGGCACCTTCAGCATCAAGCTGACGAACGGCGAGGTGGTTCAGGCGCGGCGCGTCGTCAGCGCCTGTCACGTGCAAACCACCTTTCTCAAGTTGCTCGAGGATTGTCCCGGCGACCTCAAGCAGCGCGTGGCCAACATTCGGGTTGGCAATGGATTTGGCATGATTGTCCGGCATGCGGTCGAGGAACTGCCGCAGTATGAAGGGGTAACGGCGGATGCGCACGGCATCGCGCCCTGTCATAGCGCGCTGCAACTGCTGTGCCCGTCGGCCGAGTACCTGGCCAGCAGCTTCCGGGACTTCTCACTCGGGCGGCCCCCGGCGCATCCAAGCGTCGTCGCCATGACCTTTTCCGCCATTGACCCGACGCTCGCGCCGCCTGGCAAGCACACGCTTTTTACGTGGGCGCAGTATCACCCCTACGAGCTTTCAAACGGTGAAAACTGGGATGCCATTGCCGAACGGGAGGCCGATAAAATCTACGATGTGGTTTGCCGCTACGCGCCCAACATGCGTGGAAAAATCATCGGGCGCTACATCCAGACGCCGGTGGAAATCGAGCGCAAGCTAGGGCTGCTGCGCGGCAACGTCATGCACGTTGAAATGTCGCTGGATCAGATGTTTTTCTTTCGTCCGCTGCCGGAACTGGCGTCGTACAAAACGCCGATTCCGGGGCTTTACTTGACGGGCGCGAGTACACATCCGGGCGGCGGCGTCTTTGGCGCGAGCGGCTACAACACGGCGCGGGTCGTCTTGGCTGATCGGTCGGCCTAG
- a CDS encoding spinster family MFS transporter produces MRAAAPTSPASQATAYAYFVLATLTLLNLLNYVDRYIFSALVPYIKAETGYTDAQLGLVGSAFTWVYTLCSPLFGYFGDRYHRGRLIAIGIFIWSLATAAAGLARSLMQLLVARAAVGVGEANYATIAPSLLADYFPKARRGLVMSIFQSTIPIGAAAGFILGGYLGAPDAFGWRHTLLIVGLPGLLAATAMAFIREPQRGVMDEPTEQAAALESIGWMEGYWRLLNNRGYVFTCLGYAAVTFALGALVFWAPEWMKTDKGLSEKEANLVLGICAVVGGTFGSLIGGFLGDALNQRLRGVRGYFLLCAVSGGLACIPMFVALVSTTPWVYQACTFITLFLVYIGNGPANTLVVSLVAPNLRTTATGFLVVAIHVFGDGISLALVGWISTYLRGLATAGQPPPAVVSSVAAWCGLSPTTQTLSVALLLMPVALIVAGLLYGFGLLAPEAKGDSAQS; encoded by the coding sequence ATGCGCGCTGCCGCTCCGACCTCGCCGGCAAGTCAGGCGACGGCCTATGCCTATTTTGTGTTGGCAACGCTGACGCTGCTCAACTTACTCAACTACGTTGACCGGTATATCTTCTCGGCGCTGGTTCCATACATCAAGGCTGAGACTGGCTACACCGACGCCCAACTGGGTTTGGTGGGAAGTGCCTTCACCTGGGTCTATACGCTGTGTTCGCCACTCTTCGGATACTTTGGCGACCGGTATCACCGCGGCCGGCTGATTGCCATTGGGATTTTCATCTGGAGCCTGGCGACCGCCGCCGCCGGTTTGGCGCGTAGCCTGATGCAGTTGCTCGTGGCGCGGGCCGCGGTTGGGGTTGGCGAGGCAAACTATGCCACGATTGCGCCCAGCCTGCTGGCGGACTATTTCCCCAAGGCGCGGCGTGGACTGGTGATGAGCATCTTCCAGTCCACAATTCCGATTGGCGCGGCGGCCGGCTTCATTTTGGGAGGCTACCTCGGCGCGCCGGATGCTTTTGGCTGGCGGCATACGCTCCTGATCGTTGGGTTGCCGGGTCTGTTGGCCGCAACGGCCATGGCGTTTATCCGCGAGCCACAGCGCGGCGTGATGGACGAACCCACGGAACAGGCGGCGGCATTGGAATCCATCGGTTGGATGGAAGGGTACTGGCGGCTGCTGAACAACCGTGGTTATGTCTTCACCTGCCTGGGTTATGCCGCCGTGACCTTCGCGCTGGGGGCCCTGGTCTTTTGGGCGCCGGAGTGGATGAAAACTGACAAGGGCCTCAGTGAGAAAGAGGCCAACCTGGTGCTCGGTATCTGCGCCGTGGTTGGGGGAACATTTGGCAGCCTGATCGGAGGGTTTCTGGGCGATGCGCTCAATCAGCGGCTCCGTGGTGTGCGTGGCTACTTCCTGCTGTGCGCGGTAAGCGGTGGTTTGGCTTGTATCCCGATGTTCGTGGCCTTGGTTTCAACGACGCCGTGGGTGTATCAGGCGTGCACGTTCATCACGCTCTTTCTGGTTTACATTGGCAATGGGCCGGCCAATACGCTGGTGGTCAGTTTGGTTGCCCCCAACTTGCGGACGACCGCGACCGGCTTTCTCGTCGTGGCCATTCACGTCTTTGGCGATGGTATTTCGCTGGCGCTGGTCGGATGGATTTCCACGTACCTGCGCGGGTTGGCAACTGCCGGGCAGCCGCCACCGGCGGTCGTTTCATCGGTTGCTGCCTGGTGTGGGTTATCGCCAACGACACAGACCTTGTCCGTGGCGCTCCTGCTTATGCCGGTGGCGCTCATCGTTGCCGGGCTACTCTATGGTTTTGGGCTGCTTGCCCCGGAAGCAAAAGGCGATTCAGCGCAGTCCTAG
- the bchB gene encoding ferredoxin:protochlorophyllide reductase (ATP-dependent) subunit B, with protein sequence MRLHYWTYEGPAHVGACRVGTSIPGVHTVLHAPGGDSYTSVLFTMIDRQCGFPTVTNVSYGRKEVSTTGVDRMMTVVEQVERTHKPRVIQVIPTCTSNLLREDVGGALNRLQPQCEAQLVFLQLNAFCEKEDQGADMTFAGLVEQLATGSAERTPEPSVNILGLTSLGFRHRDDLREITQMLHQCGIRVNAALPFGGSAADFHRLGHAWFNIVPYAEIGLRAAKVLEQRFGQPYLAHAPIGIQATQEFIELVQAKVEELGGKTTNFRPRPETMSRVPWYSRSADSHYLTPKRSFVFGVASHALAVARMMEEEIGMRPLAVGTFSYEHSEAFLNECQRRGWQGFYSDDFKEVERQISDLMPDLVLGTQMERHSARRHELPATVISCPAHVTDFPARYSPFAGWEGANVIFDAVTHTLTLGLESHLIDMFREVPGAEHDSVLGAVRLPDLPPDSPSPTGAVTSGTSRPTEPAGATQAATPTAVATPPQAVAAGEWSGDPRWTDEALAELKKIPFFIRKKAMHNTEKYAREHGLREILPQTIHATRDELSRK encoded by the coding sequence ATGCGATTGCACTATTGGACGTATGAAGGTCCGGCCCACGTCGGCGCGTGTCGGGTGGGAACCTCAATCCCCGGCGTACATACCGTGCTCCATGCGCCCGGCGGCGACTCTTACACCAGCGTGTTGTTCACCATGATTGACCGGCAGTGCGGATTTCCAACCGTGACGAACGTCAGTTACGGACGCAAGGAAGTTTCCACCACCGGCGTGGACCGGATGATGACTGTTGTCGAGCAAGTCGAACGAACGCACAAGCCGCGGGTCATCCAGGTGATTCCAACGTGTACGTCCAACCTGCTCCGGGAAGACGTTGGCGGCGCCCTCAATCGCTTACAGCCCCAGTGCGAGGCCCAGCTCGTCTTCCTGCAACTCAATGCGTTCTGCGAAAAGGAAGACCAGGGCGCGGATATGACCTTTGCCGGACTGGTTGAACAGTTGGCAACGGGCAGCGCGGAACGGACGCCGGAGCCAAGCGTCAACATTCTCGGCCTCACCAGCCTCGGTTTCCGCCACCGGGATGACCTACGGGAAATCACGCAGATGCTTCACCAGTGCGGGATTCGGGTCAACGCGGCGCTGCCCTTTGGCGGCTCGGCCGCCGACTTTCACCGCCTAGGACATGCCTGGTTCAACATCGTGCCCTATGCCGAGATTGGGCTGCGCGCGGCCAAGGTGCTGGAGCAACGCTTCGGGCAGCCCTACCTGGCCCATGCCCCAATCGGCATTCAAGCCACTCAGGAATTCATTGAACTTGTGCAAGCCAAAGTCGAAGAACTCGGTGGGAAAACCACCAACTTCCGCCCCCGCCCAGAAACCATGAGCCGTGTCCCATGGTATTCCCGCTCGGCCGACAGCCACTACCTAACGCCGAAACGGTCATTCGTCTTTGGCGTCGCGTCCCACGCACTCGCCGTCGCTCGGATGATGGAAGAAGAAATTGGCATGCGCCCCCTGGCCGTTGGGACATTCTCCTACGAGCATTCGGAAGCTTTTCTGAATGAATGTCAGCGCCGTGGTTGGCAGGGTTTTTACTCCGATGACTTCAAAGAGGTTGAACGACAGATTTCAGACCTCATGCCCGACCTTGTCTTGGGAACCCAAATGGAACGCCATTCAGCGCGACGGCATGAACTGCCGGCGACCGTCATCAGTTGCCCAGCTCACGTCACCGACTTTCCGGCTCGCTATTCTCCATTTGCAGGTTGGGAAGGCGCTAATGTAATCTTCGACGCAGTAACGCACACATTGACGCTTGGTTTGGAATCGCACTTGATTGATATGTTCCGCGAAGTACCGGGCGCAGAACATGACTCAGTACTCGGCGCTGTCAGATTGCCAGACTTGCCGCCGGATTCGCCGTCGCCAACGGGTGCCGTCACCAGTGGGACATCACGCCCGACTGAGCCGGCGGGAGCCACCCAAGCGGCGACGCCAACCGCAGTTGCCACGCCCCCCCAGGCAGTAGCGGCAGGTGAATGGTCCGGTGATCCACGGTGGACGGATGAGGCGCTAGCGGAGTTGAAAAAAATTCCTTTCTTCATCCGTAAGAAGGCAATGCACAACACTGAGAAATACGCCCGTGAGCATGGGCTGCGTGAGATCCTCCCTCAGACCATTCACGCCACGCGGGATGAACTGTCACGCAAGTGA
- a CDS encoding FtsB family cell division protein, giving the protein MSQARVSFISDYQLRNEQVLALPKPRSLAFGIPFHAIVAMVIIGLTGVCITVTLRTQAELHAAAAEHTRLRASIEKQAAENQQLQFELNQLDRDPRAIERSAREMGWVKSNEVVIILGEPVPVRTPTLRSDNETIKAQAGRR; this is encoded by the coding sequence TTGAGTCAGGCACGAGTTTCATTCATCAGTGACTACCAACTACGCAACGAACAAGTTCTAGCTCTGCCCAAGCCGCGGTCGCTGGCATTTGGCATTCCCTTTCACGCGATTGTGGCGATGGTCATCATCGGCCTGACGGGCGTGTGCATTACGGTCACGCTCCGCACCCAAGCTGAACTTCACGCCGCCGCCGCCGAACACACCCGCTTACGAGCCAGCATCGAAAAGCAAGCCGCCGAAAACCAGCAACTCCAGTTCGAGCTGAACCAACTTGACCGCGATCCGCGCGCCATCGAGCGGTCGGCGCGTGAAATGGGATGGGTCAAGTCCAACGAAGTGGTCATCATTCTGGGCGAACCAGTCCCCGTGCGGACGCCTACCTTGCGCAGCGACAACGAGACAATCAAAGCACAGGCCGGTAGGCGCTAG
- a CDS encoding ferredoxin:protochlorophyllide reductase (ATP-dependent) subunit N: MASLNVIREASCAEGFCSLGCIAWLYRKIRGSFFLIVGSHTCQYFMQSALSVMIFSEPRFATAIIEESDLAAKTADFAHLELDRIVGDIVREYNPTIVFLVGTCPAEIIKVDLQNIGEMLTQKYGRPVMFAPVSGLEHTFTQGEDGVLQALLTISPEEAPGTARELLLVGAVGDLVEDEILEQLAELGIPVRGVLPARDPRRLPAIGPNTVAVALQPYLSMTMNALKRRGVEVLACRTPIGPAATRQFYEAICRAFGKEPPDRLVELEAEAWERIGPEREMLIGKRIAIIGDNLLELPIANLLYEMGAEIVELSTPYFNRKAMAADVACLPDGLTLYEKPDVIAQAERVIALKPDLTICGLGLANPFESRGLPTKWSIEFTFTPIHGFKHAKDLAEIIARPVRRGNLMAQRGWYVDQSAPRVPA; the protein is encoded by the coding sequence ATGGCGTCGTTGAATGTCATCCGCGAGGCGAGTTGTGCTGAAGGCTTCTGCTCGCTGGGCTGTATTGCTTGGCTCTACCGCAAAATTCGCGGTTCGTTTTTCCTCATCGTGGGCAGTCATACTTGCCAGTACTTCATGCAATCGGCGTTGAGCGTGATGATTTTTTCCGAACCACGCTTTGCCACAGCCATTATCGAAGAAAGCGACTTGGCAGCGAAAACCGCCGACTTCGCCCACCTCGAACTCGACCGCATCGTGGGTGACATCGTGCGGGAGTACAACCCGACCATCGTGTTTCTGGTTGGCACGTGCCCGGCCGAGATTATCAAGGTTGACCTCCAGAACATCGGCGAAATGCTGACGCAAAAATACGGTCGCCCGGTGATGTTCGCGCCGGTTTCCGGGCTTGAACACACCTTTACCCAAGGTGAGGACGGGGTGTTGCAGGCACTGCTCACCATTTCACCCGAAGAAGCGCCCGGCACGGCGCGGGAGCTACTCCTGGTCGGCGCGGTCGGCGACCTCGTGGAAGATGAAATCCTGGAGCAACTCGCCGAACTCGGCATTCCGGTGCGCGGTGTCTTGCCAGCCCGTGATCCCCGCCGCTTGCCGGCCATTGGGCCGAATACGGTCGCCGTCGCGCTTCAGCCTTACCTTTCCATGACCATGAACGCGCTCAAGCGCCGGGGTGTGGAAGTCCTTGCCTGCCGAACGCCCATCGGCCCGGCGGCAACCCGGCAGTTTTACGAAGCCATTTGCCGCGCCTTTGGGAAAGAGCCACCAGACCGCCTGGTGGAACTCGAAGCCGAGGCCTGGGAACGGATCGGGCCGGAGCGCGAAATGCTCATCGGCAAACGCATTGCCATCATTGGTGATAACCTGCTCGAACTGCCCATTGCCAACTTGCTCTATGAAATGGGGGCGGAGATTGTCGAACTTTCAACGCCTTACTTCAACCGCAAAGCCATGGCAGCCGATGTTGCCTGCCTGCCGGATGGACTGACGCTTTACGAGAAACCAGATGTGATCGCGCAAGCCGAGCGGGTGATTGCCCTCAAGCCCGACCTGACCATCTGTGGGCTGGGGCTGGCCAACCCGTTCGAGTCGCGCGGACTTCCAACCAAGTGGTCAATCGAGTTCACGTTCACGCCGATCCACGGCTTCAAGCATGCCAAAGACCTTGCGGAAATCATTGCGCGGCCTGTCCGCCGTGGGAACTTGATGGCGCAACGTGGCTGGTATGTTGACCAATCCGCGCCCCGCGTCCCGGCCTAA